The Papaver somniferum cultivar HN1 chromosome 3, ASM357369v1, whole genome shotgun sequence genome includes a region encoding these proteins:
- the LOC113359383 gene encoding uncharacterized protein LOC113359383: protein MASLLPLLRKGSSWKWGEEQQMALDKIKACLTHPHIMRPPIPEEPLYLYVANTDKAIGTMLVPDMGNDNLTPIYYISKALKDTELRYSTAKKACLPLVLAAQKLRHYLLAHQTYVVSSGNPIAYFFATTIPSGRMARWSVHLFEFSLQPAKPKGIWGQAIADLLEAFPGCATTPLHEDIPGEITMAEEFKLWSLYFDGSSHGDKGGAGVVLITPDDELISKAFKLDFPCTHNAAEYEAFLLGLKISRDLGARNIEVKGDSHILIQKMLGEFSVKEPTLEAYRDKAQRLIVEFDNVSLAHMGRTSNKHIDALSTLSSSLQMINVTEETITVIKNTLPSTWLEDVIFEEEDDWRRLILKDLKQQPEDRHLP, encoded by the coding sequence ATGGCAAGCCTTCTTCCGCTACTCAGAAAAGGATCCAGTTGGAAATGGGGAGAAGAACAGCAGATGGCACTTGACAAAATCAAAGCGTGTCTAACACACCCGCATATAATGCGCCCACCGATTCCGGAGGAACCTTTATACCTTTATGTGGCAAACACAGATAAAGCAATAGGCACGATGCTCGTCCCAGATATGGGGAATGACAACCTAACCCCGATATATTATATAAGCAAAGCACTAAAGGATACGGAGTTACGTTACTCAACAGCGAAAAAGGCGTGTCTCCCTCTAGTTCTAGCAGCACAAAAACTGAGACATTATCTACTAGCACATCAAACATATGTAGTGTCCTCAGGAAATCCGATAGCTTACTTTTTCGCGACTACTATCCCGTCAGGACGAATGGCCCGCTGGTCAGTGCACCTCTTTGAATTCTCCCTTCAACCAGCAAAACCTAAGGGGATCTGGGGTCAAGCCATCGCAGACTTATTGGAAGCTTTCCCAGGGTGTGCAACAACTCCTCTTCACGAAGACATCCCCGGAGAAATAACCATGGCAGAAGAATTCAAGCTGTGGTCACTTTATTTCGACGGATCATCACATGGGGACAAAGGAGGTGCAGGAGTCGTTCTAATTACCCCGGATGATGAATTGATATCTAAAGCATTCAAACTCGACTTCCCATGCACACATAACGCTGCTGAATATGAAGCTTTCCTTTTGGGTTTGAAAATCTCCAGGGACCTCGGAGCTCGAAACATTGAAGTTAAAGGGGACTCTCATATATTAATACAAAAAATGTTAGGGGAATTCAGTGTTAAAGAACCGACGTTGGAAGCATACAGAGATAAAGCCCAGAGATTAATCGTAGAATTTGATAATGTGTCACTCGCTCATATGGGCAGAACGTCTAATAAACATATTGACGCCTTGTCCACTTTATCATCTAGTCTGCAGATGATAAACGTGACTGAAGAAACCATCACGGTGATAAAAAACACACTCCCATCAACTTGGTTAGAGGACGTCATTTTTGAGGAGGAGGACGACTGGCGACGCCTAATCCTAAAGGACCTTAAACAGCAACCTGAGGACCGACATTTACCGTGA